The segment CACGGCGCCGCATGACTCTTGACCTCTTTCCGCATCCGGATTAGATTCCGAACCATTGATGGACTCCAGTCCATCAATGGATTGCAGTCCGATAGAATCGGGACTGCGGACAGGAGGCAGCGTGGCTTCCGTTACGCCACTGGGCGGTGGCTGTCATGTCTGGCGTCCCGCCGAAGCCGGCTGGGGCATGAGCAATGCCGGCCTGGTCACGGGCCGTGGCGAGTCGCTGCTCGTCGACACGCTCTTCGATCTCCGGCTCACCCGGCGCATGCTCGACGCGCTGGCGCCGCTGACCGCCTCCGCGCCGGTCACCGCCGTGGTCAACACCCACGGCAACGGCGACCACTGGTTCGGGAACCAGCTGCTCGCGCACACCGAGATCATCGCCTCACGCGGGTCGCTCGCCGACATGCGCCAGGTCGGCCCGCGCGAGATGGGCCTGCTGATGGCCCCGGACACCCCCTCCGGACGCTTCGCCCGCACGATCTTCGGCGGCTTCGACTTCGACGGCATCGAGCCGGCGTATCCGAACCGGACCTTCGACGGCGAGACGGTCCTCGACATCGGCGGCACCGAGGTCCGCCTCATCGACGTCGGCCCCGCGCACACCGCCGGCGACACCCTCGTGCACGTCCCGCACGCCAGGACCGTCTACACCGGCGACATCGTCTTCGCCGGCTCGGCCCCGGTGGTCTGGCAGGGCCCGATCGCCAACTGGACCGCCGCCTGCGACCTGCTGCTCGGCCTGGACGCCGACACCGTCGTGCCCG is part of the Streptomyces sp. NBC_01262 genome and harbors:
- a CDS encoding MBL fold metallo-hydrolase, producing MASVTPLGGGCHVWRPAEAGWGMSNAGLVTGRGESLLVDTLFDLRLTRRMLDALAPLTASAPVTAVVNTHGNGDHWFGNQLLAHTEIIASRGSLADMRQVGPREMGLLMAPDTPSGRFARTIFGGFDFDGIEPAYPNRTFDGETVLDIGGTEVRLIDVGPAHTAGDTLVHVPHARTVYTGDIVFAGSAPVVWQGPIANWTAACDLLLGLDADTVVPGHGPVTTKAAVREIRDYLEYVHEQAAARFAAGMPAQDAALDIRLGRFASLGESERLAVNVHTVYRELDPALPALDGPELFGRMASLVCPHPG